In one window of Cellulophaga sp. HaHa_2_95 DNA:
- the trmD gene encoding tRNA (guanosine(37)-N1)-methyltransferase TrmD, with amino-acid sequence MRIDIITVLPELLKSPFEASILKRAIEKGIVEVHMHNLRDYTNLSYNQIDDYQFGGGAGMVMMIEPIDKCISALKEQRDYDEVIYMTPDGATLNQKIANSMSLLENVIILCGHYKGVDQRVRDAFITKEISIGDYVLSGGELGAAVLCDTIIRLIPGVLSNETSALTDTFQDDLLAPPVYTRPAEYKGMKVPEILLSGNFPKIEKWREDKAYERTETLRPDLLK; translated from the coding sequence ATGCGTATTGATATCATTACAGTATTACCTGAATTACTCAAAAGTCCCTTTGAAGCAAGTATATTAAAAAGAGCTATTGAAAAAGGTATTGTGGAAGTACATATGCATAATCTTCGCGATTATACTAATTTAAGCTACAATCAAATTGATGACTATCAATTTGGAGGGGGTGCGGGTATGGTGATGATGATTGAACCAATAGACAAATGTATTTCAGCATTGAAAGAGCAGCGAGACTATGATGAAGTCATTTATATGACTCCAGATGGTGCTACGCTAAATCAAAAAATAGCCAATAGCATGTCGCTCTTAGAAAATGTAATTATTCTCTGCGGACATTATAAAGGTGTAGATCAAAGAGTTCGTGATGCTTTTATAACTAAAGAAATATCTATCGGTGATTATGTCTTATCCGGAGGAGAATTAGGAGCTGCCGTTCTATGCGATACTATTATTCGTTTAATTCCTGGAGTATTAAGCAATGAAACTTCTGCATTAACAGATACATTTCAAGATGATTTATTAGCTCCGCCTGTTTATACAAGACCTGCGGAATACAAAGGAATGAAAGTACCAGAAATTCTTTTAAGTGGTAACTTTCCTAAAATTGAAAAATGGCGTGAAGACAAGGCTTATGAGCGCACCGAAACGCTTAGACCTGATTTATTGAAATAG
- a CDS encoding tRNA (guanine-N1)-methyltransferase has product MKKIRLILVTLALLSVNFHFAQETQDDNEEDASLETGSIHGQFDYLAKKSGNYRADGVYYEVVKITSLEKLKQNVIDTLNLINKRTTELNKVIVDHEKDIKSLNEKLSETTNNLSSVTEEKDSMSILGILIAKATYNVILWTLIAALLLFLLFFIYKFRNSNILTQEAKTNLSELEVEYEEHRRRALEREQKISRQYQDEINKNKKAK; this is encoded by the coding sequence ATGAAAAAAATTAGATTAATACTTGTAACTCTAGCGCTGTTATCGGTTAATTTCCACTTTGCACAAGAAACTCAAGACGATAATGAGGAAGATGCCTCATTAGAAACAGGATCCATTCATGGGCAGTTTGATTACTTGGCAAAAAAATCTGGAAATTACAGAGCAGATGGTGTGTATTACGAAGTAGTTAAAATTACAAGCTTAGAAAAGCTAAAGCAAAATGTTATTGACACTCTTAACTTGATTAATAAGAGAACTACCGAGTTAAATAAAGTTATTGTAGATCACGAGAAAGATATTAAGTCCTTAAACGAAAAGTTATCTGAGACAACAAACAACCTTTCGTCTGTAACAGAGGAAAAAGATAGTATGTCTATTTTAGGGATCTTAATTGCAAAGGCTACCTATAATGTTATTCTATGGACATTAATTGCTGCGCTTTTGTTGTTCCTGTTATTTTTCATTTATAAGTTTAGAAATAGTAATATTCTTACACAAGAAGCTAAGACTAATTTATCGGAGCTTGAAGTAGAATATGAAGAGCACAGACGAAGAGCTTTAGAGAGAGAGCAAAAAATTAGTAGACAATATCAAGATGAAATCAACAAGAATAAAAAGGCTAAATAA
- a CDS encoding glyceraldehyde-3-phosphate dehydrogenase produces MDKIKSYEKELAFQADRRKATTEFIKIVSDLWYDKSIEVVLFKNQVIDKNVSDIINLHQYACEFVQKPISIFDSVEILRAINDMKLPPSKLDIGKLTYEYHADNENEEHVKAFVFNKLKDAEVAEAIKPKDVVLYGFGRIGRLVARELMAKTGKGNQMRLRAIVIRGAVNKEVLEKRASLLRIDSIHGEFNGTVDVDVENSALIINGTTVHIINADKPEDIDYSAYGITNALVIDNTGAFRDKAALSRHLKAKGAAKVLLTAPGQGIPNIVHGVNHIDFDPKTNKIFSAASCTTNAITPVLKVIEDSLGVVKGHIETIHAFTNDQNLVDNMHSKYRRGRAATLNMVITETGAGKAVTKALPSLVGKLTSNAIRVPVPNGSLAILNLEVDAKTSKEAINTMMKKYALEGDLVEQIKYSFNNELVSSDIVGTSAPSIYDSKATLVSEDGKNIVLYIWYDNEYGYSHQVIRLAKYISKVRRFTYY; encoded by the coding sequence ATGGATAAAATTAAATCTTACGAAAAAGAACTTGCTTTTCAAGCAGATAGGCGCAAGGCTACTACAGAGTTTATTAAAATTGTAAGCGACCTATGGTATGACAAATCAATTGAAGTAGTTTTATTTAAAAATCAAGTCATTGATAAAAATGTTAGTGACATCATTAACCTTCATCAATATGCTTGTGAGTTTGTTCAAAAACCAATCTCCATTTTTGATTCCGTTGAAATATTGAGAGCAATCAATGATATGAAATTACCTCCATCTAAATTAGATATTGGTAAGCTTACCTACGAATATCATGCAGATAATGAAAATGAAGAGCACGTAAAAGCTTTTGTCTTTAATAAACTTAAAGATGCGGAAGTTGCAGAAGCAATAAAACCTAAAGATGTTGTTCTTTATGGTTTTGGTAGAATTGGCCGCCTTGTAGCTAGAGAATTAATGGCCAAAACAGGAAAAGGAAATCAAATGCGTTTGCGAGCTATCGTGATCAGAGGAGCCGTAAACAAAGAAGTATTAGAAAAAAGAGCTAGTTTATTGCGTATTGATTCTATTCATGGAGAATTCAACGGCACCGTAGATGTCGATGTAGAAAACAGCGCTTTGATTATTAATGGTACTACGGTACATATTATTAATGCAGATAAACCGGAAGACATTGACTATTCTGCTTACGGAATAACAAACGCTTTGGTGATTGATAATACTGGTGCCTTTAGAGATAAAGCCGCATTATCAAGACATTTAAAAGCAAAAGGAGCTGCTAAAGTTTTATTAACAGCACCAGGACAAGGCATTCCAAATATTGTTCATGGCGTAAATCATATAGATTTTGATCCTAAAACCAATAAAATATTTTCAGCAGCATCTTGCACAACTAATGCAATCACTCCTGTTTTAAAAGTGATTGAAGATTCTCTTGGTGTTGTGAAGGGTCATATAGAAACTATTCATGCTTTTACTAATGATCAAAATTTAGTAGATAATATGCACAGTAAGTACCGTCGTGGCAGAGCTGCTACATTAAATATGGTAATTACAGAAACTGGAGCAGGTAAAGCGGTAACCAAAGCATTACCAAGTTTAGTAGGAAAGTTAACCTCAAATGCCATACGGGTTCCTGTTCCTAATGGTTCTTTGGCTATATTAAATTTGGAAGTAGATGCAAAAACTTCAAAAGAAGCAATAAATACTATGATGAAAAAGTATGCTTTAGAAGGAGATTTGGTAGAACAAATAAAATATTCCTTCAATAATGAATTGGTTTCATCTGATATTGTGGGTACTTCTGCCCCTTCAATCTATGATAGCAAAGCTACACTTGTTTCTGAGGACGGAAAAAATATAGTTTTATACATCTGGTATGACAATGAATATGGGTATTCACACCAAGTTATTAGACTTGCAAAGTATATTTCTAAAGTTAGACGCTTCACTTATTACTAA
- a CDS encoding S1C family serine protease, translating to MKNIANLLLVSVFAGAITLGAYKLFFEQNSYIFTDSGATPYTTASYTPTSSRGAGINEVDFTSAAERTVNAVVHVKNVAINSGPKNIMEFLYGYESESRPQVRGAGSGVIISPDGYIVTNNHVIDGASQLQITLNDNTTYQAELIGTDPNSDIALIKVDTDHKMPYLAFGDSDNAKIGEWVLAVGNPFNLTSTVTAGIVSAKARSLGGSNQSFLQTDAAVNPGNSGGALVNTNGDLIGINTAISSQTGSYVGYSFAVPSNIAKKVIDDILEYGNVQKGILGIKTPSLNTPYAVEKGLNELSGIFIDGVEEDSGAADAKLERGDVIKQIDEVKIKNFPQLNGYLATKRPGDEVQVTIERNGELITLPVLLKERQTIILPIMDLEVKNLNDKDRKDFRTKKGVKIVGVSERYEGYGLDGKVLLAVGEEEINDINDAKVLFGKITKYRSTSITMLNKKGEKERIILQ from the coding sequence ATGAAGAATATTGCGAATTTATTATTGGTTTCTGTATTTGCAGGAGCTATTACCTTAGGAGCATACAAACTTTTTTTTGAACAAAACTCCTATATTTTCACGGATTCAGGAGCCACTCCTTATACTACAGCTAGCTACACCCCTACGAGTTCTAGAGGTGCTGGTATTAATGAGGTTGACTTTACCTCTGCCGCAGAAAGGACCGTTAATGCCGTTGTTCACGTTAAAAACGTAGCAATTAATAGTGGACCTAAAAATATAATGGAATTCTTATATGGGTATGAGTCAGAATCTAGACCACAGGTAAGAGGCGCTGGTTCTGGTGTAATTATTTCACCGGACGGTTATATTGTTACCAATAATCATGTTATTGATGGCGCTTCACAACTACAAATAACACTAAACGACAATACCACTTATCAGGCAGAATTAATTGGAACAGACCCAAATTCTGATATCGCTTTAATTAAGGTTGATACAGATCATAAAATGCCTTATTTGGCTTTTGGCGATTCTGATAATGCAAAAATTGGAGAATGGGTACTTGCCGTTGGTAATCCTTTTAACCTTACTTCTACAGTAACAGCAGGAATTGTAAGTGCTAAAGCAAGATCATTGGGAGGTAGCAACCAATCTTTTCTTCAGACAGATGCCGCTGTTAATCCAGGAAATAGTGGTGGTGCTTTAGTAAATACCAATGGAGATCTAATTGGAATCAATACAGCCATAAGCTCACAAACAGGGTCTTACGTAGGGTATTCTTTTGCTGTACCTAGCAATATCGCTAAAAAAGTTATCGATGATATTTTAGAGTATGGAAATGTTCAAAAAGGAATTTTAGGAATAAAAACACCTTCCTTAAATACTCCATATGCTGTAGAAAAAGGTTTAAATGAATTAAGTGGTATTTTTATTGATGGCGTAGAAGAAGATTCTGGTGCTGCTGATGCTAAGCTTGAAAGAGGTGATGTTATTAAACAAATAGATGAAGTGAAGATTAAAAACTTCCCACAACTTAATGGATACCTTGCCACCAAGAGACCAGGAGACGAAGTTCAAGTGACCATAGAAAGAAACGGAGAACTAATAACGCTACCCGTATTATTAAAAGAGCGTCAAACAATTATATTGCCGATTATGGATTTAGAAGTTAAAAATCTAAATGACAAAGACCGTAAAGATTTTAGAACTAAAAAAGGAGTTAAGATTGTAGGGGTTTCAGAACGCTATGAAGGCTATGGCCTAGATGGTAAAGTTCTGCTTGCTGTTGGCGAAGAAGAAATAAATGATATAAATGATGCCAAAGTGTTATTTGGAAAAATTACCAAATATCGTAGCACTAGCATAACAATGCTGAATAAAAAAGGAGAAAAAGAACGTATCATACTCCAATAA
- the dapF gene encoding diaminopimelate epimerase, producing the protein MKLTFYKFQGTGNDFVMVDNRQNIFDKEKTELIAFLCDRRFGIGADGLILLENEKGLDFKMVYFNSDGNESTMCGNGGRCLVAFAKHLGIIKDTATFNAIDGLHKASIKEGLVSLQMKDVEEIKEKPNAVFLDTGSPHHVQLVAGLKDFQVKKEGARLRYGVYGEKGSNINFVEQIDAASFSVRTYERGVEDETLSCGTGVTAAAIAMHKTGKTTNSEVFIKALGGDLNIKFDVNDNVYSNVFLTGPAKFVFKGEIDV; encoded by the coding sequence ATGAAGCTTACATTTTATAAATTTCAAGGTACGGGAAATGATTTTGTAATGGTGGATAACCGACAAAATATATTTGATAAAGAGAAAACGGAACTTATTGCGTTCTTATGTGACCGAAGATTTGGCATAGGTGCTGATGGTCTTATATTATTAGAAAATGAGAAGGGCTTGGATTTTAAAATGGTATATTTTAATTCTGATGGAAATGAAAGTACCATGTGTGGTAATGGTGGTAGGTGTTTAGTGGCTTTTGCTAAGCATTTAGGTATAATTAAAGATACGGCGACATTTAATGCTATTGATGGTTTGCATAAAGCATCTATTAAGGAAGGTTTAGTTAGTCTGCAAATGAAAGACGTTGAGGAAATTAAAGAGAAGCCTAATGCTGTATTTTTAGATACAGGGTCTCCACATCATGTCCAGTTAGTTGCAGGTTTGAAAGATTTTCAAGTAAAGAAAGAAGGAGCTCGTTTGCGTTATGGTGTATATGGCGAGAAGGGTAGTAATATTAATTTTGTAGAACAGATAGATGCGGCTAGTTTTTCTGTAAGAACTTATGAAAGAGGTGTTGAGGATGAAACCTTATCTTGTGGTACGGGTGTTACCGCAGCTGCAATAGCAATGCATAAAACAGGAAAAACAACCAACAGTGAAGTGTTTATCAAAGCCTTAGGTGGAGATTTAAATATTAAGTTTGATGTAAATGATAACGTGTATTCCAATGTGTTTTTAACCGGACCCGCAAAATTTGTATTCAAAGGAGAGATAGATGTATAG
- a CDS encoding GNAT family N-acetyltransferase, which yields MYSLKGEKVYLRALEPSDLDFLYYLENSTEVWEVSGTTAPYSKQVLEMYLDNVHRDIYEVKQLRLCICALDDTVVGLIDLFDFDPKNRKAGIGVIIASKDQRNNGFGAEALELLCGYSRVTLELHQVYCNILEDNHPSIHLFEKLGFKKIGIKKDWILSEGIYKNEILYQKIFN from the coding sequence ATGTATAGTCTAAAAGGAGAAAAAGTTTATTTAAGAGCGCTTGAGCCGTCAGATCTAGATTTTCTATATTATTTAGAAAATTCTACAGAGGTTTGGGAGGTAAGCGGTACAACTGCACCATACTCCAAACAGGTTTTAGAGATGTACCTTGATAATGTGCACAGGGATATTTATGAAGTTAAGCAGTTGCGTTTATGTATTTGCGCTCTAGATGATACCGTAGTTGGATTAATTGATTTATTTGATTTTGATCCCAAAAATAGAAAAGCGGGAATAGGTGTTATCATTGCATCAAAAGATCAGCGTAATAATGGTTTTGGGGCGGAAGCCTTAGAATTACTTTGCGGGTATTCTCGAGTAACCTTAGAGTTGCATCAAGTTTATTGCAACATTTTAGAAGATAATCACCCAAGTATTCATTTATTTGAAAAACTAGGGTTTAAAAAAATAGGAATAAAAAAAGATTGGATTTTATCCGAAGGAATATATAAAAACGAAATTCTTTATCAAAAAATATTTAATTAA
- the mltG gene encoding endolytic transglycosylase MltG: MYLKKIVLAVLVIGLIVCGVFAYKVYGAFFTPNTAFNNEEAFIYIPSDANFSAVEETLAPLLEDFDSFKSAAQKKGYASYVKGGKYAIKKGMNNNEIINTLRSQNLPVKLAFNNQETIEDLAGRVATQIEADSLSLVTAFNDVDFLKENGFNEQTKLVMYVPNSYEFFWNTSAEKFRDKMLTEYKRFWNDARMEKAKALHLTPIEVATLASVVHKETAKVDERPRVAGVYLNRLRDGILLQADPTVIYALKLHTGDFNQIIKRVLYRDLELDSPYNTYKYAGLPPGPIAMPDITAIDAVLSPEKHGYYYFVANVENFGYHKFAKTLAQHNQNKEQYVRWINSKNINR; the protein is encoded by the coding sequence ATGTACTTAAAAAAAATAGTTCTTGCCGTTTTAGTAATTGGATTGATTGTCTGTGGTGTATTTGCATATAAAGTGTATGGTGCATTTTTTACACCTAATACCGCTTTTAACAATGAAGAAGCTTTTATTTATATTCCTTCCGATGCAAATTTTTCTGCTGTAGAAGAAACTTTGGCGCCATTGTTAGAAGATTTTGATTCTTTCAAATCTGCAGCTCAGAAAAAAGGGTATGCTTCTTATGTAAAAGGAGGTAAGTATGCGATTAAAAAGGGTATGAATAATAATGAAATTATTAATACGCTTAGAAGTCAGAATTTACCTGTAAAATTAGCTTTTAATAATCAGGAAACGATCGAAGATTTAGCAGGAAGGGTGGCTACTCAGATAGAAGCTGATAGCTTGTCTTTAGTAACTGCCTTTAATGATGTAGATTTTTTGAAAGAAAACGGTTTTAATGAGCAGACTAAGTTGGTGATGTATGTTCCTAATAGTTATGAGTTTTTCTGGAATACTTCTGCAGAAAAATTTAGGGACAAAATGTTGACGGAATATAAAAGGTTTTGGAATGATGCTAGAATGGAGAAAGCCAAAGCTTTACATTTAACTCCAATAGAAGTGGCTACTTTGGCTTCTGTGGTGCACAAAGAGACTGCAAAAGTAGATGAGAGGCCCAGAGTTGCTGGAGTTTATTTAAATAGATTACGGGATGGCATACTTTTACAGGCAGATCCTACGGTCATCTATGCGTTAAAATTACACACGGGAGATTTTAATCAAATTATTAAGAGAGTATTGTATCGTGATTTAGAATTAGATTCTCCATATAATACCTATAAATATGCAGGTTTACCTCCTGGGCCAATTGCAATGCCAGATATTACAGCTATAGATGCGGTCTTAAGTCCAGAGAAACATGGGTATTACTATTTTGTGGCAAATGTCGAAAATTTTGGGTATCATAAGTTCGCAAAAACGCTTGCGCAACACAACCAGAATAAAGAGCAGTACGTCCGATGGATTAATAGCAAAAACATAAACAGGTAG
- a CDS encoding lytic transglycosylase domain-containing protein, which produces MRKWISISCPLIMTFILVSFGFKNKPVLVPDSLKVNTPTLVSFPQDETFNAKFLLTPPYIGSSYVGFKEALAFKESRGRYGVINSLGYLGKYQFGASTLELVGIYNVDLFLSNPELQEKAFMTNIARNKWILRRDIERFSGIKIGNSQVTESGIIAAAHLAGPGNVKKYLRSYGAYDVFDDYGTNIARYIKLFSGYDISNVEPKRNARILK; this is translated from the coding sequence ATGAGAAAGTGGATAAGCATTAGTTGTCCCCTTATTATGACTTTTATTTTAGTTAGTTTTGGATTCAAAAATAAACCAGTATTGGTTCCAGACAGCCTTAAAGTAAATACACCTACGTTAGTTTCGTTTCCCCAAGATGAAACTTTTAATGCAAAATTTTTATTAACGCCTCCATACATAGGTAGCTCTTATGTTGGTTTTAAAGAAGCATTAGCTTTCAAAGAATCAAGAGGTAGATACGGAGTTATTAATTCCTTAGGATATTTAGGTAAATATCAGTTTGGAGCAAGTACGCTCGAGTTGGTCGGTATTTATAATGTTGATCTGTTTTTATCAAATCCAGAGCTTCAAGAAAAAGCTTTTATGACCAATATTGCTCGAAATAAATGGATTTTGAGAAGAGATATCGAGCGATTTTCGGGAATTAAAATTGGAAATTCTCAAGTTACAGAGTCTGGTATTATTGCAGCAGCTCATTTGGCAGGGCCTGGTAATGTAAAAAAGTACTTACGTTCATATGGTGCCTACGATGTATTTGATGATTATGGAACGAATATAGCTCGTTACATAAAATTGTTCTCTGGGTATGACATTTCAAATGTTGAGCCCAAGAGAAATGCTAGGATTTTAAAATAA
- a CDS encoding SAM-dependent methyltransferase, producing the protein MDTTTFGKLYLIPTTLGENEPLEVLPLSVKQAIENINHYIVENEKTARRFIKKISSKKSQGDLILESLNKFTEPEMIPTFLQPCLEGHDVGVISEAGCPGIADPGADVVRIAHEKNIRVVPLVGPSSILLALMASGFNGQNFAFNGYLPIDNSERRSAIKRLEKLSKDADQSQVFIETPYRNDKLLAELIKTVHPFTKICVASDITLPTEYIATKTAKQWTTENIDLHKRPTIFIIQA; encoded by the coding sequence ATGGACACTACTACATTTGGTAAATTATACTTAATTCCGACTACATTAGGTGAAAATGAACCACTAGAAGTTTTACCACTTTCCGTTAAGCAAGCCATAGAAAACATTAATCATTATATTGTTGAGAACGAAAAAACAGCACGTAGATTTATAAAAAAAATTAGCTCTAAAAAATCTCAAGGAGATCTTATACTAGAATCACTCAATAAATTTACGGAGCCAGAAATGATTCCTACTTTTTTACAACCGTGCCTAGAAGGTCATGATGTAGGTGTAATCTCTGAAGCAGGTTGCCCTGGTATTGCAGATCCTGGAGCAGATGTGGTACGTATTGCTCATGAGAAAAATATACGCGTTGTTCCTTTAGTAGGTCCATCTTCTATCCTCCTAGCCCTAATGGCGAGTGGATTTAATGGTCAGAATTTTGCTTTCAACGGATACTTGCCTATTGATAATAGCGAACGCAGAAGCGCCATAAAACGCTTAGAAAAACTATCGAAAGACGCAGATCAGTCTCAAGTGTTTATTGAAACTCCCTACCGTAATGATAAATTATTGGCGGAACTCATAAAAACAGTACACCCATTTACTAAAATCTGCGTTGCCAGTGACATCACCTTACCCACAGAGTACATTGCTACTAAAACAGCAAAGCAATGGACTACAGAAAATATTGATCTTCACAAAAGACCTACCATATTCATTATTCAAGCATAA
- a CDS encoding low molecular weight protein-tyrosine-phosphatase: MKTKILMVCLGNICRSPLAEGILQNKLDTASFYVDSAGTGNYHIGNPPDIRSIAVAKKHQIAIANQKCRQFKKEDFATFDYIYVMDSKNYQDIIALASSQDEKSKVKLLLNELDIDTNEVPDPYWDDNGFEHVFQLIDSACTVIAEKLTTT, encoded by the coding sequence ATGAAAACGAAGATACTAATGGTTTGCCTCGGAAATATCTGTAGGTCTCCGTTAGCCGAAGGTATTTTACAAAACAAACTAGATACCGCTTCATTTTATGTTGACTCTGCAGGTACTGGGAATTATCATATAGGTAATCCTCCTGATATACGGTCCATAGCCGTTGCTAAAAAGCACCAAATAGCTATTGCTAATCAAAAATGTAGACAATTTAAAAAGGAAGATTTTGCTACTTTTGACTACATCTATGTGATGGATTCAAAAAATTACCAAGATATCATTGCTTTAGCGAGCAGTCAAGATGAAAAATCAAAAGTAAAATTACTTTTAAATGAACTTGATATTGATACGAACGAAGTTCCAGACCCTTACTGGGATGATAATGGCTTCGAACATGTTTTCCAGTTAATAGATAGTGCTTGCACGGTTATTGCTGAGAAATTAACAACAACATAA
- the dnaA gene encoding chromosomal replication initiator protein DnaA, with product MSVTAISVWNNCLDFIKDNIQPQAFKTWFEPIKPVKLTDKALSIQVPSKFFYEWLEEHYVKLLKVSLTKELGESAKLVYIIKMENTYGNREPFTEKIPSSNRSTVPAQELDVAIKSKNPQLKNPFVIPGIRNIKIESQLNPNYNFENFLEGDSNRLARSAGMAVANKPGGTSFNPLLIFGGVGLGKTHLAHAIGVEIKDKYPERTVLYISAEKFTQQYIESVKKNTRNDFIHFYQLIDVLIIDDVQFLSGKSGTQDVFFHIFNHLHQNGKQVILTSDKAPVDMQDIEQRLLSRFKWGLSAELQNPDYETRISILKNKLYRDGVEMPDDIIDYVAKHIKTNIRELEGAIISLIAQSSFNKKEVTLDLAQQVVEKFVKNTKREVSIDYIQKVVSDYFEMDVATLQSKTRKRHIVQARQLAMFFAKKFTKASLASIGSQIGKRDHATVLHACKTVDNLAETDKQFRKYIDDLTKKFS from the coding sequence ATGAGTGTTACTGCTATTTCCGTATGGAACAATTGTTTGGACTTTATCAAGGACAACATTCAACCGCAGGCATTCAAAACATGGTTTGAACCCATTAAGCCTGTCAAGTTAACGGATAAAGCGCTTAGTATACAAGTACCTAGTAAATTTTTCTACGAATGGCTCGAAGAGCATTATGTAAAACTTTTAAAAGTATCCCTAACCAAAGAACTTGGTGAAAGTGCTAAATTAGTTTACATTATAAAAATGGAAAACACTTACGGTAATAGAGAACCATTTACCGAAAAAATTCCTAGCTCAAACAGAAGTACCGTTCCTGCACAAGAATTAGACGTTGCTATCAAATCTAAAAACCCACAATTAAAGAATCCATTTGTAATTCCTGGGATTAGAAATATCAAGATAGAATCACAACTAAATCCAAATTATAATTTCGAAAACTTTTTAGAAGGAGACTCTAACCGTTTAGCGCGTTCTGCCGGTATGGCCGTAGCAAATAAACCAGGAGGGACTTCTTTTAACCCACTATTAATATTTGGTGGTGTAGGGTTAGGAAAGACACACTTAGCACATGCTATTGGTGTTGAAATAAAAGATAAGTACCCAGAGCGTACTGTTTTGTATATTTCTGCAGAGAAATTCACCCAACAGTATATAGAATCTGTAAAGAAAAATACTCGGAATGATTTTATACATTTCTATCAATTGATAGATGTATTAATTATTGATGACGTACAGTTCTTATCCGGTAAATCTGGAACACAAGATGTTTTCTTCCATATCTTTAATCATTTACATCAAAATGGCAAACAGGTTATCTTAACATCAGATAAGGCCCCTGTAGATATGCAAGACATAGAACAGCGTTTATTATCCAGATTTAAATGGGGATTATCTGCTGAACTGCAAAACCCTGATTACGAGACTAGAATTTCTATCTTAAAAAATAAATTGTATCGTGATGGTGTTGAAATGCCTGATGATATTATAGATTACGTTGCGAAACATATCAAAACAAACATTCGTGAGCTAGAAGGTGCTATTATATCATTGATTGCACAATCTTCTTTTAATAAAAAAGAAGTCACCTTAGACCTAGCACAACAGGTTGTAGAGAAATTTGTTAAGAATACAAAACGTGAAGTTTCTATAGATTACATCCAGAAAGTAGTTTCTGATTATTTTGAAATGGATGTAGCTACTTTACAGTCTAAGACTAGAAAGCGTCACATTGTACAAGCGAGACAATTAGCCATGTTCTTTGCTAAGAAATTCACGAAAGCTTCTTTAGCTAGTATTGGTTCACAAATAGGAAAAAGAGATCACGCTACAGTTTTGCATGCTTGTAAAACCGTAGATAACCTTGCCGAAACTGATAAACAATTTCGCAAATACATAGATGATCTTACGAAGAAATTTTCTTAA
- a CDS encoding thioesterase family protein, producing the protein MDINKISFRVRYGETDQMGVVYHGNYAQYLEMGRVEMLRGLGISYKALEESGIILPVISLSVNFKKSALYDDLITVVTNLKKIPSVKIEFDYMIFNEKKELLVEAHTVLAFIDSKKNKPMRCPEDLLKKISEYLNSVKK; encoded by the coding sequence ATGGATATTAACAAAATTTCTTTTAGAGTTAGATATGGTGAAACAGATCAAATGGGAGTCGTATATCACGGCAACTATGCGCAGTATCTAGAGATGGGCCGTGTAGAGATGTTACGTGGGTTAGGAATTTCTTACAAAGCGCTAGAGGAAAGTGGTATTATCTTACCAGTTATTTCTTTAAGTGTGAATTTCAAGAAATCTGCCTTGTATGATGATTTGATAACCGTGGTGACCAACTTAAAAAAAATACCGTCGGTGAAGATAGAATTTGACTATATGATTTTCAACGAGAAAAAGGAGTTGTTGGTCGAAGCTCATACCGTTTTAGCATTTATAGATTCGAAAAAAAATAAGCCAATGAGGTGTCCAGAAGATTTACTAAAAAAAATTTCTGAGTATTTAAATTCAGTTAAGAAGTAG